The genomic window CACCGTCGAGGACGACGGCGCCGGCGGTCTCGGCGAGGGCGGCGAGCTCGCGGAGCGAGTTCTCCGCGTCCTCCTGCGCACCCTGCGGGTGGACGCCGACGAGGACGACGTTCTCGAGCCGCAGCTGCCGGTACTCGACCTCGGTGACGTCTTCGAGCTCGGTCGAGAGGCCGGGCACGCGACGCAGCGCGGCACGCTCCTCGCGGTCCCACTGGTCGCCGTCGGTCTCGGCGCGTCCGATCGTGGCGTCGTCCTGCAGCGCCTGAGCGGCGCCGAACACGCGCACCCCGGAGCGCGCTTCGGCGCGCGCCAGCACGCGATCCACCGGGTCGACCTGGTCGACCGGCGTCTCGTCCGTGCTCTGGGGTGTTGTCGTATCCGTCATGTGTTCCTTTCGAGATCCTCGTTTCCGCGAGTGATCTGCGGCTTCCGAGGCATCCGTGAATTCTAGTCCTGCTCGATGCGCCCCTGCCCCGAACTCCGGCATGCCGACGTGCTCCCCACACGGGGAGGACCTCCGCTACGCTCGACAGCCATGGGAAGCGACCACTACTTCAGCGCTTCCCCCGCAAGCGCCGAGAATCTGCGTCGCATCCGTGTCACCCTTGCGGGGCGTGACGTCGAGGTGACGACCGCAGGCGGGGTGTTCAGCCCCGATCATGTCGACACGGGCACCGCGGTGCTCTTCGCCAACACTCCCCCGCCGCCACCCGGCGGGAACCTGCTCGACCTCGGCTCTGGTTGGGGGCCGATCGCGCTCACACTCGCGATCGAATCGCCGCACGCGACCGTCTGGGCGGTGGACGTCAACGAGCGTGCACTCGACCTCGTCCGCCGCAACGCGGCCGCGCTCGGGCTCGACAATGTCAACGCCGCCCTGCCCGACGATGTTCCCGACGACGTCGTGTTCCGCGGCATCCGCTCGAATCCGCCGATCCGCGTCGGCAAGAACGAGCTGCACGGTCTGCTCGAGCGCTGGATCCCGCGACTCGACGAACGCGCCGACGCCTGGCTCGTCGTGCAGCGCAACCTCGGCTCGGACTCGCTGCAGCGATGGCTCGCGGCGACGTTCGAGCACGGCTACAGCGTCCATCGCGCCGCGACCGGTCGAGGCTTCCGCGTGCTGAAGGTGCGACGCCACGGCTCTCCGCGCAGCGAGCCGATCGACCTGCCCTGATCGGCCGGGGGCGTCAGGCGAGAGTGACCTCGCCCGAGTAGACCAGCGTCGCCGGGCCGGAGAGCAGCACGTGCCGCTCGCCGCCGACCTCCGGCATCCGCACCCCGAGGACCCCGCCGGGGACCTCGACGCTCCAATGATCGGGCGCGGCCGGACCGGCCCAGTGACGCACCGCGAGCGCGGCCGCCGCGACGCCGGTGCCGCAGCTGAGCGTCTCGCCGACGCCCCGTTCGAAGACCCGCATGCGGATCGATCCGACGCCCTCGTGCACCAGCGGATCGCTCGGCACGACGAACTCCACGTTCGCGCCGTTCACGGGCTCCGGATGCAGCTGCGCCAGCACCGAGAGGTCGAGGCCCTCGAGCTCGCGGTGATCGGGCAGGGCGACGACGATGTGCGGATTGCCGACGTCGATGCCGAGCCCGGGCCGCGGAGCGCCGATGCCCCGTGCGCGCACGAGCACGTCGTCCTGTTCGACGCGCCAGGGGCCCAGGTCGACCTCGAAGCCGAGATCGCTGCGGGTGATCGTCTTCACACCGGCGCGCGTGCCGATCGCGAGCGGCTCGCCGTCGAGCGAGGCCCAGCCGACGTCCGCGAGGTAGCGGGCGAACACACGGATGCCGTTGCCGCACATCTCTGCGCGCGAGCCGTCGGCGTTGCGGTAGTCCATGAACCACTCGACACCGGATGCCGCGGCATCCGCTCCCTCGTCGATCGCGGTCGTGCGCACCACACGGAGGATCCCGTCGCCGCCGATTCCGAAGCGGCGATCGCACAGCACCGCGACCTGGTCGTTGGAGAGGTCGAGTTCGCCGTCGGGGTCGGGCACGATCACGAAGTCGTTGCCCGTGCCGTGCCCTTTCGTGAAGGAGACGGTCTGCGGCATCCCCACAGTCTAGAGGCGTCCGATCCGTCCGGGATCAGGCGTGTACCCGTCTACGACGAGCTCGGAGCGGATCTCAGAGCACGTCCGGCAGTTCGGCCACGGGATGCCCCGGCGCCACCCAGGTGACATCGTCGTAGCGCTTGAACCACGAGACCTGACGACGGGCATAGCGCCGCGTGAGCGCCTGGGTCTCGGCGATCGCCTCGGCCTCGGTCTGCGCGCCCCGGAGCTGGGCGAGCGCCTGGGCGTACCCGATCGCCCGGCGCGCGGTGACGCCGTCCTCGATGCCCGCACTGCGAAGCGCCTCGACCTCGGCCAGCAGTCCGTCGCGCCACATCCCGGTCACGCGCTCGTCGAGGCGCGCGACGAGCTCCTCACGCGCGACGGCGACGCCGATCACCGTGGTCGGGTCGTGCCAGAGCACCGGCACCTCGGGCAGGACGGCGCCGTGCGTCCGCTCCCCCAGCTCCAGCACCTCGAGCGCGCGCACGACGCGGCGCCCGTTGCGCGGGTCGACCCGTGCGGCGGTCACCGGATCACGGTCGCGCAGGCGCGCGAACAGGGTACCGGGACCGTGCTCGTCGAGTTCGGCCTCGAGTCGCGCGCGCACTTCGGCGTCGCGCGGCGGGAAGCGGAAGTCGAAGAGCACGCTCGACACGTACAGGCCCGAGCCGCCGACCAGTACGGCGTCGGCTCCGCGCGCGTGGATCTCGGCGATCGTGCGGCGCGCGGCATCCTGATACCACGCGACGGCGGCGTCGTCTGTGACGTCGAGCGCGTCGAAGAGATGGTGCGGGATGCCTCGCCTCTGGCCCTCCGGGAGCTTCGCCGTGCCGATGTCCATGCCGCGGTACAGCTGCATGGCGTCCGCGTTGACGATCTCGGCCGGTCGCCCGGCGGCGCCGAGCGCCTCGGCGAGATCGAGCGAGAGGGCGGTCTTGCCGGTCCCGGTCGCGCCGACGACCGCCCACAGCCGGGGCGGCCGGGACGGGACGGACGCGGTCACACCCCGATGCGCAGCGTCGGGAGGCCGAGCGAGACAGCGCGAGGTGCGCCGGCCTTGCCGGCGGGCGAGGGAACGCCGCAGGACTCGGCCTGCGTGCGGTCCCAGGCATCGCCCGACCGCGTGCGGCGGATGCGGAGCGGTGCGCCGTCGACGCTGTCGGCGAGCAGATGGAAGGGCGCCGCGTGGGTGACGACGACCGACACGATGTCACCGGGACGCGGCAGGTCGGACCCCTCGGGAACTTCGAAGTGCACGAGGCGGTTGTCTTCGGCGCGACCCGTCAGCCGGTGGGTCTCGGCATCCTTCTTGCCCTCACCCGTGGAGACGAGCACCCGGACCTCACGGCCCAGCTGCTTCTGGTTCTCTTCGAGCGAGATGCGCTCTTGAAGGGCGACGAGCCTCTCATAGCGGGCCTGCACGACGGCCTTGGGAACCTGATCCGGCATCGTCGCTGCCGGAGTGCCCTCGCGGATCGAGTACTGGAAGGTGAACGCGCTGGCGAAACGGGCCTGCTCGACGACCCGCATCGTCTCTTCGAAGTCCTCTTCGGTCTCGCCGGGGAAGCCCACGATGATGTCGGTCGAGATCGCGGCGTTCGGGATCCTGTCGCGGACGCGATCGAGGATGCCGAGGAACCGCTCGCTGCGGTACGACCGGCGCATGGCCTTGAGGATGCGGTCGCTGCCCGACTGGAGCGGCATGTGCAGCTGAGGCATGACGGCGGGGGTCTCCGCCATGGCGTCGATGACGTCGTCGGTGAAGGCGGCGGGGTGGGGGCTCGTGAAGCGGATGCGCTCGAGGCCCGGGATCTCGCCGGCGGCGCGCAGCAGTTTGCCGAACGCCTGACGGTCGCCGAACTCGACACCGTAGGAGTTGACGTTCTGCCCGAGGAGGGTGACCTCCATCGCGCCGTCGTCGACGAGCAGGCGGATCTCGTTCAGGATGTCGCCGGGCCGGCGATCCTTCTCCTTGCCGCGCAGACTCGGAACGATGCAGAACGTGCACGTGTTGTTGCAGCCGACGGAGATCGACACCCAGCCGCTGTAGATGCTGTCGCGCTTGGTCGGCAGCGTCGAAGGGAAGACCTCGAGCGACTCGAGGATCTCGAGCTCCGCGTCGCCGTTGTGGCGCGCGCGCTCGAGAAGGCTCGGCAGCGAACCCATGTTGTGCGTGCCGAACACGACGTCGACCCAGGGCGCTTTGTCGAGGACCGCGTCCTTGTCCATCTGCGCGAGGCAGCCGCCGACGGCGATCTGCATGCCGTCGTGCTTGTCCTTGCGGGACTTCAGGTGGCCGAGCGTGCCGTAGAGCTTGCCCGCGGCGTTGTCGCGTACGGCGCAGGTGTTGATGACGACGACATCGGCTTCGGCGCCGGCTTCGACGCGGACGTAGCCTGCGCTCTCGAGCGATCCCGAGAGACGCTCGGAGTCGTGCACGTTCATCTGGCAGCCGAAGGTGCGCACCTCGTAGGTGCGGGCCCGGCCGTCGGCGCCGACGGCGGCCTCGGACGGCGCAATGAGCGTCGGGATGTTGGACGGGGTGGTCATGATGAGTGTCATTCTACGAGCCGACGATGGGAGACCGGCCCGCGCCGTCCGCGGTCTCACCGGATGCGGCCGCGCATGCGTCCGGCGGACAGTGCGGTGCACACGAGGGAGATGCCGACCAGCACGACGATCACGAACCACCCCGGGACACCCCAGTCGCCGATGGAGAGGTCCAGTCCGTACATGGCGCGCAGGGGTTCTTCGGCGCCTGGGGCATCGGCGGTGATCACGGCCATCGTCTGGTCCGAGAACTCTCGGCGCAGCAGCATCCCCGCCTGCGCGAACGGCAGCGCCGCGACCACGTTGGCGACGCCCTCGGGGAAGACGCCGATCGGGATGTACGCCGCCGCGACGAAGCCGAGCACCGTGCCGACGATCGTAGCCAGCCCCGAGAACGCGCCGTTGGTGCGGACGAAGGAGACGATCAGCGCCGAGATCGCCGTGAAAGCGACGCACGAGAGCACGACGATCGCAAGGCTGCGCACGATCGCCGCTGGGCCGAGCCACGTTCCGCGCAGCACGCCGAGATAGAGGATGCTGACCGCCAGGACGAACACCGACAGCACGAGGGCGACGGCGACGGCGGACAGCAGGTAGCCGAGCACGAGCTGACTGCGCCGGAGCGGCGAGACGAGGAAGTCGCGGAATCGCCCGGACTGGTCGTCGTCGACGAGCACGGCGAGCCCGCCGAGCCCCGTCGTCACGGTCGTGATGAGCACGATGCCCGCGAACATCCAGCTGTCGACGAAAGCCTGCACCTCGGCCGTCGACGCGCCGGGCAGCGAGTCGGCGAGGCCCGCGGTCTGGAGGTTGCCGAGGAACAGCGTGTAGAGGCCGAACAGGATGACCGCGCCCAGGAGGGAGAAGAAGACGTTGAGTCGATCGCGGAAGAAGAGCTGCAGATTGCGATGGACGATCGCCCAGACGACGCTCATGCCGCGTCCTCTGCCGCGGTCGACTTTCCCGTCAATGTCAGGAAGACATCGTCCATGCGACCGTGCCGGAACTCGAAGTCGCGGACTCGGTCACCGTGGGCGGCGAGCAGCGCGCGAGCCACATCGGCATCGGGGACGCCGATCACCACGACGTCGCGGTGGCGCACAGGGTCGGCGCCGACCGCATGGGCCGATGCGGCGAGCGTCTCGGGATCGTTCGTGGTGATGCTCAGGATGCTGCGGCTGTGACGAGCCCGCAGTCGTGCGGGGGTGTCATCGGCGACGATGCGGCCCTCGTCGATGATGCAGACGCGGGCAGCCTCCTCGGTCTCTTCGAGATAGTGCGTGGTCAGGAAGATCGTGAGATCGCCCCGGGCACTCAGCTCGTGGAGCGTCCGCCAGACGAGCGCACGGCTGCCGGGGTCGAGCCCCGCGGTGGGCTCGTCGAGGAACAGCACGGCGGGCTCGTGGAGGAGTGCGCGTGCGATGTCGACGCGCCGGCGCTGACCACCGGACAGCCGCCCGTACCGTTGGTCGAGGAGTCCGTCGAGCCCGATGAGCGCGGACACGCTGCCGATCCGGGTGTCGAGCGGCTCGCGCGCGATGCGCGACAGGCGGCCGCGCAACCGCAGATTCTCGCGCGCGGTCAGCAGCGGATCGAGCAGTGACTCCTGGAACACGACGCCGATCGACTCGCGCACGCGGTCGCCATCATGGCGGACGTCGTGGCCGTTCACGACGACGGTCCCCGCGTCGAAGGGCAGCACGGTCGTGAGGCATCCGATCGTCGTCGACTTGCCCGCGCCGTTGGTTCCGACGAATGCGAAGACACCTCCGTCCGCCACCGAGAACGAGATGTCGTCGACGGCGACCTTCTCGCGGTAGCGCTTGGTCAGACCCTGGACCTCGATCGCCATGCCGGCTCCCTCCGCTCCCGATCCGACCATATCGTCAGCCTGCCCCGGCGCCATACCGGGACGCCTGTGGCGCCCGCACCGCGGGGCGATTCCCTGCGCCGCGGCGGTCCGCTCAGCGGAATCTGACCCCGCTCGATCCGCCGGGGCTCTCGTCGAGCGCCGCGCGCGCGGCCGACGATGCGATCGATCCGCCGTACCCGCGACGCGCGAGCTGTCCGCTCAGGCGCCGCAGCGCCGTGTCGCGGTCGAGGCTCCGAAGCGAACGCGCCTTGCCGCGTGCGAACTCGAGGGCGCGCTCGAAGTCGTCGTCGGGCAGCGAGGCCAATGCCGCGTCGGCGATGTCTCGCGGGATGCCGCGCTTCGCCAGGGTCTGTGCGATCACCTGGCGGCCCTGACCTTTGCGGTCGACGCCGGCGTGGATGAGCTGATCGGCCAGCGCCGCGTCGTCGAGGTAGCCGTACTCGTCCATCGACGCGATCACGTGCTCGGTCGCGCCGGCATCGAGGTCGAACTCGCGCAGGACGCCGCGCGCTTCGGACACCGACAGCGATCGGGTGCGCAGCTTCTTGAGGAGCGCCTTCTCCGCGAGCTCGACGTTCGGAGCTTCAGCGACAGCGTCGTCTGTGATTCCCCGTCGATCCGTGGCCCAGGTCGGATGCCACCGCTCGTCCGCTGACCGGTCGGCGGACAGGTGATCGGACGCGAGCGCCGTGACCTCGCCGCCTGTGCGCGACGCTCTGTCGGGCGCGGCGGATCGACGCTCGCGCGCCCGATCGATGGCCGCGGTGATCTCGGCGACGGCTGCCTCGACAACGGGATCGTCGTCCCGGACGGACTCCGGGGGCCTGGAGTAGGGCGTCTCCAGCGCCCGCGCCGCGGTCTCCGGCCGCTCGGGCACCGGTCCGCCGAACAGCGGGATGACGGGGGCGAGGCGATCCCGCTCGCCCCCGTTCTCCGTGCTCATGTCAGGCCGGGCGGCGCGCGGCCAGCTCGTCGGAGGCCGGGACCTCGACGACCTTGGGCTGCCCGATGCCGAGCTTGACCTTGATCTTCGACTCGATGTCGGCCGCGACATCTGCGTTCTTGAGGAGGAAGTTGCGGGCGTTCTCCTTGCCCTGGCCGAGCTGCTCTCCGTCGTAGGTGTACCAGGCGCCGGACTTCTTCACGATGCCGTGCTCGACGCCGAAGTCGATGAGGCTTCCTTCGCGCGAGATGCCGACCCCGTAGAGGATGTCGAACTCGGCCTGCTTGAACGGCGGCGCCATCTTGTTCTTGACGACCTTGACGCGCGTGCGGTTTCCGACCGCGTCGGTGCCGTCCTTGAGCGTCTCGATGCGACGGATGTCGAGGCGCACGGACGCATAGAACTTCAGCGCCTTTCCACCGGCCGTGGTCTCGGGCGAGCCGAAGAACACGCCGATCTTCTCGCGCAGCTGGTTGATGAAGATCATCGTGGTGTTGGTCTGGTTGAGACCACCCGTGAGCTTGCGGAGCGCCTGTGACATGAGGCGCGCCTGCAGACCGACGTGCGAGTCGCCCATCTCGCCCTCGATCTCGGCCTTGGGCACCAGGGCGGCGACCGAGTCGATCACGATGAGGTCGATCGCGCCGGAGCGCACGAGCATGTCGGCGATCTCGAGCGCCTGCTCACCGGTGTCGGGCTGCGACACGAGCAGGGC from Microbacterium sulfonylureivorans includes these protein-coding regions:
- a CDS encoding class I SAM-dependent methyltransferase, encoding MGSDHYFSASPASAENLRRIRVTLAGRDVEVTTAGGVFSPDHVDTGTAVLFANTPPPPPGGNLLDLGSGWGPIALTLAIESPHATVWAVDVNERALDLVRRNAAALGLDNVNAALPDDVPDDVVFRGIRSNPPIRVGKNELHGLLERWIPRLDERADAWLVVQRNLGSDSLQRWLAATFEHGYSVHRAATGRGFRVLKVRRHGSPRSEPIDLP
- the dapF gene encoding diaminopimelate epimerase, producing the protein MPQTVSFTKGHGTGNDFVIVPDPDGELDLSNDQVAVLCDRRFGIGGDGILRVVRTTAIDEGADAAASGVEWFMDYRNADGSRAEMCGNGIRVFARYLADVGWASLDGEPLAIGTRAGVKTITRSDLGFEVDLGPWRVEQDDVLVRARGIGAPRPGLGIDVGNPHIVVALPDHRELEGLDLSVLAQLHPEPVNGANVEFVVPSDPLVHEGVGSIRMRVFERGVGETLSCGTGVAAAALAVRHWAGPAAPDHWSVEVPGGVLGVRMPEVGGERHVLLSGPATLVYSGEVTLA
- the miaA gene encoding tRNA (adenosine(37)-N6)-dimethylallyltransferase MiaA — its product is MTASVPSRPPRLWAVVGATGTGKTALSLDLAEALGAAGRPAEIVNADAMQLYRGMDIGTAKLPEGQRRGIPHHLFDALDVTDDAAVAWYQDAARRTIAEIHARGADAVLVGGSGLYVSSVLFDFRFPPRDAEVRARLEAELDEHGPGTLFARLRDRDPVTAARVDPRNGRRVVRALEVLELGERTHGAVLPEVPVLWHDPTTVIGVAVAREELVARLDERVTGMWRDGLLAEVEALRSAGIEDGVTARRAIGYAQALAQLRGAQTEAEAIAETQALTRRYARRQVSWFKRYDDVTWVAPGHPVAELPDVL
- the miaB gene encoding tRNA (N6-isopentenyl adenosine(37)-C2)-methylthiotransferase MiaB, with translation MTTPSNIPTLIAPSEAAVGADGRARTYEVRTFGCQMNVHDSERLSGSLESAGYVRVEAGAEADVVVINTCAVRDNAAGKLYGTLGHLKSRKDKHDGMQIAVGGCLAQMDKDAVLDKAPWVDVVFGTHNMGSLPSLLERARHNGDAELEILESLEVFPSTLPTKRDSIYSGWVSISVGCNNTCTFCIVPSLRGKEKDRRPGDILNEIRLLVDDGAMEVTLLGQNVNSYGVEFGDRQAFGKLLRAAGEIPGLERIRFTSPHPAAFTDDVIDAMAETPAVMPQLHMPLQSGSDRILKAMRRSYRSERFLGILDRVRDRIPNAAISTDIIVGFPGETEEDFEETMRVVEQARFASAFTFQYSIREGTPAATMPDQVPKAVVQARYERLVALQERISLEENQKQLGREVRVLVSTGEGKKDAETHRLTGRAEDNRLVHFEVPEGSDLPRPGDIVSVVVTHAAPFHLLADSVDGAPLRIRRTRSGDAWDRTQAESCGVPSPAGKAGAPRAVSLGLPTLRIGV
- a CDS encoding ABC transporter permease, coding for MSVVWAIVHRNLQLFFRDRLNVFFSLLGAVILFGLYTLFLGNLQTAGLADSLPGASTAEVQAFVDSWMFAGIVLITTVTTGLGGLAVLVDDDQSGRFRDFLVSPLRRSQLVLGYLLSAVAVALVLSVFVLAVSILYLGVLRGTWLGPAAIVRSLAIVVLSCVAFTAISALIVSFVRTNGAFSGLATIVGTVLGFVAAAYIPIGVFPEGVANVVAALPFAQAGMLLRREFSDQTMAVITADAPGAEEPLRAMYGLDLSIGDWGVPGWFVIVVLVGISLVCTALSAGRMRGRIR
- a CDS encoding ABC transporter ATP-binding protein, with the translated sequence MAIEVQGLTKRYREKVAVDDISFSVADGGVFAFVGTNGAGKSTTIGCLTTVLPFDAGTVVVNGHDVRHDGDRVRESIGVVFQESLLDPLLTARENLRLRGRLSRIAREPLDTRIGSVSALIGLDGLLDQRYGRLSGGQRRRVDIARALLHEPAVLFLDEPTAGLDPGSRALVWRTLHELSARGDLTIFLTTHYLEETEEAARVCIIDEGRIVADDTPARLRARHSRSILSITTNDPETLAASAHAVGADPVRHRDVVVIGVPDADVARALLAAHGDRVRDFEFRHGRMDDVFLTLTGKSTAAEDAA
- a CDS encoding regulatory protein RecX, with the translated sequence MSTENGGERDRLAPVIPLFGGPVPERPETAARALETPYSRPPESVRDDDPVVEAAVAEITAAIDRARERRSAAPDRASRTGGEVTALASDHLSADRSADERWHPTWATDRRGITDDAVAEAPNVELAEKALLKKLRTRSLSVSEARGVLREFDLDAGATEHVIASMDEYGYLDDAALADQLIHAGVDRKGQGRQVIAQTLAKRGIPRDIADAALASLPDDDFERALEFARGKARSLRSLDRDTALRRLSGQLARRGYGGSIASSAARAALDESPGGSSGVRFR
- the recA gene encoding recombinase RecA gives rise to the protein MPSAVDREKALESALAQIDRQFGKGSVMRLGSDERAPVEVVPTGSIALDVALGIGGLPRGRIIEIYGPESSGKTTLTLHAIANAQRAGGIAAFIDAEHALDPDYAQKLGVDIDALLVSQPDTGEQALEIADMLVRSGAIDLIVIDSVAALVPKAEIEGEMGDSHVGLQARLMSQALRKLTGGLNQTNTTMIFINQLREKIGVFFGSPETTAGGKALKFYASVRLDIRRIETLKDGTDAVGNRTRVKVVKNKMAPPFKQAEFDILYGVGISREGSLIDFGVEHGIVKKSGAWYTYDGEQLGQGKENARNFLLKNADVAADIESKIKVKLGIGQPKVVEVPASDELAARRPA